Proteins encoded within one genomic window of Flavobacterium sp. NG2:
- a CDS encoding zinc metallopeptidase: protein MGMGYMILAGMIMLASWLVSSRLKSKFEHYSKLHLQNGMSGAEIAQKMLADNGIYDVRVISTPGRLTDHYNPMDKTVNLSEAVYNQRNAAAAAVAAHECGHAVQHAVGYEWLTMRSKLVPFVNVASTYMQWVLLGGILLLESFPQLLLIGIILFATTTVFSIITLPVEYDASNRALAWLENKRMLTQQEQAGAKDALKWAARTYLVAALGSIATLLYYLSIYLGGNRRD from the coding sequence ATGGGAATGGGATATATGATATTGGCTGGTATGATTATGCTAGCGAGTTGGTTAGTAAGTTCGAGACTCAAAAGTAAATTCGAACATTATTCTAAGTTACATTTACAGAACGGCATGAGTGGTGCCGAGATTGCTCAAAAAATGCTTGCGGATAACGGGATTTACGATGTGCGTGTTATTTCAACACCTGGCCGTTTAACGGATCATTACAATCCGATGGATAAAACGGTCAATTTAAGTGAGGCAGTATACAATCAGCGTAATGCAGCAGCGGCAGCAGTAGCGGCACACGAATGTGGTCACGCCGTCCAGCATGCTGTGGGTTATGAGTGGTTAACGATGCGTTCCAAGTTAGTACCGTTTGTAAACGTGGCTTCGACCTATATGCAGTGGGTGTTGCTTGGAGGGATTTTACTTTTAGAGAGTTTTCCGCAGTTGTTGTTAATTGGAATTATATTGTTTGCCACAACGACTGTTTTTTCGATTATTACGTTACCAGTAGAATACGATGCGAGTAATCGTGCCTTGGCTTGGTTAGAAAACAAAAGAATGTTGACACAACAAGAGCAAGCAGGTGCTAAAGATGCTTTAAAATGGGCAGCACGAACCTATTTGGTTGCGGCTCTAGGGTCTATTGCGACACTGTTGTATTATCTTTCAATTTATCTAGGAGGCAATAGAAGAGATTAA